CTCCTGGGGCAGCAGCCGCCGCAGACCGGGCTGCGACAGCAGGTAGCCGCGGTTGCGGTAGGTGAAGAACCGCTTGGTGTCGTTGTCCGGATACTGCGTGTGCATCCGGCCGCCCAGGATCGGCTTGAACTCGTCGGCGCCGTCGGGATGCAGGTAGGCGGTCTGCAGGCAGGTGCCGAAGGGCAGGCCCGAGCGGACCAGGCGCCGGTGCACCTCCACCTCGTCGCCGCGGACGAACAACCGCAGGTCGGGCACGCCCACCGCGTCGATCGCCGCGGCCGTGAACAGCGCGCCGTTGAACAGTGATGCGATGCCGGGCAGCAGGTCCTCGTCGCCGAGCTCGTGCCGCCACCGCCGCCACACCACGCCGCGGCGCAGCGGGAACGCGAGCCGGTCGGGCTGCGCGATGTCGCACACGACCGGCGACACCTCGGCCAGACCGTTGCGCTGCGCGCAGTCCAGGAGCGTCGCGAGCACGTCCGGTCCTTCGGGGCGGCCGTCGTCGTCGGCGAGCCAGACCCGGTCGGCTCCCAGCGACAGCGCGTAGAGGATGCCGAGCGCGAACCCGCCGGCACCGCCGAGATTGTGCTTGGACCCCAGATAGGTCGTGGGCAGCTCCACCGACTCGACGAGCTCGCGCACCTCCGGCTCGTCGGCGTTGTCCACGACGACGAGATGGTCGAGCGGACGTGTCTGCGAGGCAAGAACTTTCAGGGACTCGGCCAGCAGTTCGCGACGACGATGGGTGACGACGACGCCGATGATCCGTTCGTCAGCCACCGTTGGTTCCCGTCGAGGCCGGGGAACCGGACGCGGCCTTCCGCTCACGCTCGAGCTCGGCGAGGATCGAGCGCACGTGGTCACCGGCCTCGTCGCCCTCGTAGGCGCGCACCACAGGCTCGATGTCGCCCTGTTCGCGGATCTGCCCGTGGTCGATCCACATCGCCTGGTCGCACAGCTGCGCCAGGAACTCGTTGGAGTGGCTCGCGAACACCAGAATGCCGGAGCGTGCGACGAGATCCTGCAGCCGCACGCGGGCCTTCTTCATGAACTCCGCGTCGACCGCACCGATGCCCTCGTCGAGCAGCAGGATCTCCGGGTCGATGCTGGTGACCACACCGAGCGCGACACGCACCCGCATACCGGTGGAATAGGTGCGCAGCGGCATGTTGAGGTAGTCGCCGAGCTCGGTGAACTCGGCGATCTCGTCGACCTTGCCGAGCATCTGCTTGCGGGTCATGCCGAGGAACATGCCCCGGATGATGATGTTCTCGTAGCCGGAGATCTCCGGATCCATGCCCACACCGAGGTCGAACACCGGCGCGACGCGGCCCTTGACCCGGGCGTAGCCGCGGGTGGGTTCGTAGATGCCGGACAGCAGGCGCAGCAGGGTGGACTTGCCGGCGCCGTTGTGGCCGACGAGACCGACCCGGTCGCCTTCCTTCAGCGACATGGTGATGTCGCGCAGGGCCTCGACGACCACGACGTCGGAACTGTTCCGGCCGATCGCTCCGCCCGCCTTACCCAGGAACGCCTTCTTCAGGGACCGGGTCTTGGCGTCGAAGATGGGGAAGTCGACGCACGCGCCGCGCGTTTCGATGCTGACACGACTCACGATGCTGCTCCAGACGCTGACACGGAACCCGAGAGTACCCGTCGGGCTGCTGCCCGGGTTCCGCGCGTCGCCCGACCCGACCTACAGGTACTGGCCGGTACCGGGGTGGCTCTGTCCCTGGATGTGCTGGTCGTGGCCACCGGCCTGACCGTGGGCGAGGCCCGCCGGGAGCGCGCCCTGGCGCATCTGCTCGAGCTGGGCGCGCGCCGCCATCTGCTGCGCGAACAGGGCCGTCTGGATGCCGTGGAAGAGTCCCTCGAGCCAACCGACGAGCTGGGCCTGCGCGATGCGCAGCTCCGCGTCGGAGGGCACCGCGTCCTCGCCGAAGGGCAGGGCGAGCCGCTCGAGCTCCTCGCGGAGCTCCGGTGCGAGTCCCTGGCCGAGTTCGCGGATCGAGGAGCGGTGGATGTCCTTGAGGCGGGTACGGCTGGCGTCGTCGAGCGGCGCGGACTTCACCTCTTCGAGGAGCTGCTTGATCATGGTGCCGATCCGCATCACCTTCGCGGGCTGCTCGACCATGTCGGACAGTGACTCGCCGCCGGACTCCTCGGCCTTCTCGGGCTGTTCGGCGTCGGTCTCGACGCGGTTCGCCTCCTCACGGGAGACGCGGATGGGGCGGCCGTCGGGGCCGATCACGAGAACCTGGTCGTTGTCCGGATGCGTCATGACTCCATTCTGTCCCTTCGCGTCCGTGACCGCCGTGCGGCCCGTGGGCCCGCCGGGTGCGACGGGCTACCCGGTCGAGCCTACCGAGACGGGGCCGGTGGGGGCGGGGTTCGTCCGTCCCGATGACACCTGCACCTCGCGTCCCGATTGACACCTGGACATAGAGTGTCTGCCATGGCTTACGACGTTGCCCGGATCCGGGGGTCCATCCCCTCGCTCGGCGACGGTTGGATCCATCTCGATCCTCGAGCCGGCATGCAGATCCCCGATGCGGTGTCGCGTACGGTGTCCACCGCCTTCCGGAACGCAGCGGCCTCGTCGACCGGACGCCACCTGTCGTCGCGCCGCAGCGCTGCGATCCTCGAGGAGGCGCGCATCGGGATCGCCGACCTCGTGGGGGCCGACCCGGCCGGGGTGGTCCTCGGACCGAGTCGCGCGGTGCTGCTGGCCTGGCTCGCCGAAGCCCTCAGTTCCCGTCTCGGCCTCGGCACCGGCATGGTGCTGTCGCGGCTCGACGACGAGGCGAACATCGCCCCCTGGTTGCGGGTCGCGAGCCGCTACGGCGCGCAGGTGCGCTGGGCCGAGGTGGAGATCGAGACCTGCGATCTGCCCACCTGGCAGTACGAGGAACTCATCACCCCGACGACGCGGCTCGTCGCACTGACCGCCGCCTCGTCGATCGTCGGGACGGCTCCCGACGTCCGGGCCGTGGCGGATCTCGTCCACGAGGTCGGCGGCCTCATGGTGGTCGACGCCGCCGGTGCCGCCCCCTACGCCCACATCGACATCGCCGATCTGGGGGCCGACGTCCTCACCGTCGACGCCGCGATGTGGGGTGGGCCGCAGATCGGTGCCCTGGTCTTCGCCGACCCGGCCCATCTCGAACGCGTGCCCACGATGGCGCTGAACCCGCACGCCCGCGGCGCGGAACGGCTCGAAGTGGGTGGGCACCAGTTCGGCCTGCTCGCCGGCATCCCGGCATCCATCGACTTCCTGGCCTCGCTCGACGACTCCGCCACGGGCACCCGCCGCGAGCGGCTCGAGATCTCGATCAGCGCGATGCAGAACCACCAGGACGTGCTGTTCGACCGGCTCATGCGCCATCTCGACAGCCTCACCGGTGTGATCGTGCTGGGCCGCGCGTCGAGCCGGGTCCCGACCCTGAGCTTCACGGTCGACGGGGTGCCCGCGGAGAAGGTCGCCGCGCAGCTCGCCGACCGCCGCATCGCGACGGTCGCGAGCACCCGCGGATCGAGCCGGCTCCTCGATTCCCTCGGTGTCAGCGACGAGGGCGGGGCCGTGAGCGTCGGTCTCGCTCCCTACACCACCGGCTTCGAGGTCGATCAGCTCGTCCGCGAGCTCCGCAACCTCTAGTTCCGCTCGATCCGCAGCACGACCTTGCCGACGGTCTCGGGGCTGTCGAGCATTTCGTGGGCCCGCGCGGCCTCGGTGATCGGCAGCTCGGCGTGCACGACCGGCTGCACCTTCCCCTCCTCGACGAGCGGCCACAGACCCGCCCGCACCGAGTCGACGATCGCGCTCTTGCCGGACGGCCCCGAGTCGGGACGGCCGCGCAGACCGGTCGCGGTGACGTGCCCGCGCTTGGCGAGCAGCTTGCCGAGGTGCAGTTCGCCCTTGGTGCCGCCCTGCATGCCGATCACGACGAGACGCCCGTCCGGGGCGAGGACGTCGATGTTGCGCGAGAGGTACTTGGCGCCCATGTTGTCGAGCACCACGTCGGCGCCGCCGAAGGCGTTGCGGACCTCGGTGACGAAGTCCTGCTCGCGGTAGTCGATCGCCAGGTCGGCGCCGAGTTCGCGGCAGCGGTCGAGCTTGCCGGCGGAGGCGGTCACGGCCACCTTCGCGCCGAGCGCCTTACCGACCTGGATGGCGTGCGTGCCGATGCCGCCGCCACCGCCGTGGACGAGCAGCACGTCGCCGCGGGTCAGGCCGGCCGTCATCACGACGTTCGACCACACGGTGCATGCGATCTCGGGGAGCGAGGCCGCCACGACCAGGTCGACGCCCTTCGGCACGGGCAGCAGCTGCGAGGCGGGGACGACGGCCTTCTCGGCGTAACCACCGCCGGTCAGCAGGGCACACACGCGGTCGCCGATGTTCCAGCCGGTGACGCCCTCACCGAGTTCGGTGATCACCCCGGAGCACTCCAGGCCCAGGATGTCGCTGGCTCCGGGCGGGGGCGGATAGAGCCCGCGGCGCTGCAGGAGATCGGCGCGGTTGACCGCTGTCGCCGCGACGTCGAGCATCACGTGGCCCGGGAGCAGTTCCGGGTCCGGCTGCTCGGTCCACCGAAGAACTTCAGGACCACCGGGTTCGGTGGCGACGATTGCATGCATGTGTCCGACGCTATCGTGTGCGGCCCTTCGTTGTGATCTGCTCCTCCCGCGTCGCCACCCTCCGGGGGCGCTACCACGAAGTAATATGCGCCGCCCGCGCGGCACTAGACTGCCTGCGTGACCAGCGAACCGGATGAGCCCAGGTGGTTGACCGCGAAGGAGCAGGAGGCCTGGCGTCTCTACCTCGACGGGAACAACCGTCTGATGAGCGCCCTCAACCGCAGCCTGAACGATCGGCACGACCTGTCGCTGGCGGAGTACCGCATCCTCGTCCTGCTCTCCGAGGCACCCGACGGGTCGCTGCGGATGAGCGATCTCGCCGACGGCGTGCTGTCCTCGCGCAGCCGCCTCACCCATCAGATCCGCCGCATGGAGCAGGAGGGGATGGTCGAGCGCAGCTCGTGCCCCGAGGACGGCCGCGGGGTGCTCGCCGCCATCACCGACGAGGGACGGCGACGGTTGAAGGAGGCCGCTCCCACACACGTCGGCGACGTGCGCGCCCACCTCGTCGACCTGCTGTCGGCGGACGAGCTGGAGACGCTGGGCCGCATCTTCGCGCGTGTCGAGGAGAGCCTGACCGACGACTGAGTGCGGGGCGGCATTGGCACCCCTCCCGGCGCAGCGGTTACGATCTGCCTCGGAAGCGTGGCAGAGCGGCCGAATGCACTCGCCTTGAAAGCGAGCTTGGGTAACACCAACGGGGGTTCAAATCCCTCCGCTTCCGCCATCGGGACTCACGGCCCCCGGAACGGAATCTGCGGGTCCGGTGCGTGTGCACCGGGCCCGCAGACCTGTTTCCGCCCCTGCCGAGGTTCAGCTGGGACCGGTCGCGACCGCCTGTTCGACGGCTGCGGCGACGCCGCCGTGCCAGGGTTCCCCGTGGCCCGGCAGCAGGTGGGTGGCACCGGTGTCCGCGAGCGCGGTGAGCGATGCCAGTGCGGTGACGCTGTCGGCGGTCGCCGCGCCCGACACGATCTGCGGTCCGCGTCGGCCGGTGTAGGGGTCGAGGGTGACGATCGCGTCGCCGGCGATCACCGTGTCCCGGTCCGCCAGGTGCAGGACGCAGTGCCCGAATGTGTGCCCCGGGGTGTGGACGGGGACGGGTCGGCCGGGTACGTCGAGGGGCTCGGTAGGGCGGGAATCGGGGGTGTGGAAGAGGGCCACGTCTTCGATGCCCCGCACCCACAACGCGCCGGCGACCGTCATCCGGGCCAGCACCGGGATTCCCGCCGGATACCGTACGGGATAGAGCACGCGGTTGCGTTCGTGCCGGTAGCGGTACGGATGGGCGGCGAGGAATTTCTCGTCACGATGCGCCCACACCGGAACGTGCCAGCGTTCGTGCAGCCTCTTCGCGGATCCGACGTGGTCGAAGTGGGCGTGCGTGAGGATCACGGCCTGCACGTCGTCCACCCGCCGGCCGATCCGGGCGACCGCCTTCTCGATCCTGCCGCTCGTCGACGGGAAACCGGTGTCGACGACGGTGATGCCGTCGTCGTCCTCGATCAGGTACAGGTTGACGTGGGCGTGCTCGAGGCGATGGACGCCCCGGGAGACATCGGGGTGGAACATGAGGTCCCTTCCGTCGGCGGTGCTCCTCGGGTCCGGTGGTCCTCGGAGCTAGCTGTGCCCTTCGATCTCGTCGGCCACGAGCGACACCCACGACTGCACCTCGTCGTCCTCGGTGGTGGGAGAGAAACTCTTGTAACCGGACGCGGCCAGGTGCCCGACCAGTTCCGGACATTCGTCGGCCTCTCCGCTGCCCACCCCGAAGAGCCACACCACCTGCTGTCGCAGCACGGTCCGGCGGGACTGCAGCTCCTCCTGCGTGTCGGGGGAGTACTCGCCGTCCTCGACCTCTGCGCCGAAGACGATCCCCTCGAACTCCTCGGCGCGTTCGAGATCCGACGCATCGCCCAGCGTGACGTCGATGTCCCGTCCCTCCAACGCCGCGGCGACCGACTCGGCGACCGTACGGACGGGGCCCTCGGAACTCTCGGTGGCGACGAGAACGGTCATGACGGCTCCTCTTTCGACGACTCGGTGCATCCTGCGTTCCCGGTCCCCGGAAGTGGGAAACATGACCAGGGGGGCGACAGTGGGAGATGCTCAGCGGGAGGCGCTCAGCGCTCGCACCCCGGGCGCCCCCGAGCGCCGGACGAACTCGCACTCACCGAGTCGCTCGGCGGCACCGAGGTCGAGACCCAGGTCGACGGCGTCGGCCAGCCGGTAGGGCTTGCTCTCGATCACGGCCCCCACGGCGCGCCGTAACCGCGACACCTCGGCGCGCACCGCTACGGCATGGTCGTCGTCGCCGTACAGCGCGCGGCTCAACGCCGCGACGGTCGTTCCGTCCCTGCCGCATTCGTGCAACAGCAGCAGGATCTCGGCCTGCCGCAGGGTGATCGCGCTGCACCACGAGTCCTCGGGCCCCAGCACCTCGACGACCGGGGTCGACGACAATCGCAGGACCATTCGGACCGTCGCCGCCGACGCCGATCCACGCAGCAGCCATCCGTGTGAAAGCCGTTCCGGGACACACAGTCCCAGCCCGGGTACGGTCAGCGGCCGGTCGGGTCGGGGAACCGCGACCCGCTTGGTCGCGACACCCGAGGCGTGCGCCACCCACCCGTCCTCGTCGACGAGGAGCACCGGCCCGCGCGCCGACGCCAGCAGCGGCGCCGCCTCCGCGCGCAGCTTCTCGAGGCGCACCTCGTGCCGGCGCCACAGCTGCGCCTCGGCGAGCCGGACGGCGGTGTCGACGAGCGCGCTGATCGTCGGGTGCAGGGTCAGCGCGGGACCGCTCACGTCCACGATGCCGAGCAGGTCGCCGCGGATCGGGCCGTGGATCGGCGCGGCGGTGCAGTACCAGGGGTGCTGGGTGGTCTCGAAGTGCTCCCCGGAGAACAACTGGACGGGCGCGGCCTCGGCCAGTGCGGTGCCGATCGCGTTGGTGCCGACCGTCGACTCCGTCCACACGGCTCCCTCCTGGAAACCGAGCACATCGGCGCGTGCCTTGATCCGGGCCGAGCCGCTCCGCCACAGGATGATCCCGTCGGCGTCGGTCACCACCAGCAGCAGGT
This region of Rhodococcus sp. Z13 genomic DNA includes:
- a CDS encoding cysteine desulfurase-like protein, with translation MAYDVARIRGSIPSLGDGWIHLDPRAGMQIPDAVSRTVSTAFRNAAASSTGRHLSSRRSAAILEEARIGIADLVGADPAGVVLGPSRAVLLAWLAEALSSRLGLGTGMVLSRLDDEANIAPWLRVASRYGAQVRWAEVEIETCDLPTWQYEELITPTTRLVALTAASSIVGTAPDVRAVADLVHEVGGLMVVDAAGAAPYAHIDIADLGADVLTVDAAMWGGPQIGALVFADPAHLERVPTMALNPHARGAERLEVGGHQFGLLAGIPASIDFLASLDDSATGTRRERLEISISAMQNHQDVLFDRLMRHLDSLTGVIVLGRASSRVPTLSFTVDGVPAEKVAAQLADRRIATVASTRGSSRLLDSLGVSDEGGAVSVGLAPYTTGFEVDQLVRELRNL
- a CDS encoding ABC transporter ATP-binding protein → MVSRVSIETRGACVDFPIFDAKTRSLKKAFLGKAGGAIGRNSSDVVVVEALRDITMSLKEGDRVGLVGHNGAGKSTLLRLLSGIYEPTRGYARVKGRVAPVFDLGVGMDPEISGYENIIIRGMFLGMTRKQMLGKVDEIAEFTELGDYLNMPLRTYSTGMRVRVALGVVTSIDPEILLLDEGIGAVDAEFMKKARVRLQDLVARSGILVFASHSNEFLAQLCDQAMWIDHGQIREQGDIEPVVRAYEGDEAGDHVRSILAELERERKAASGSPASTGTNGG
- a CDS encoding MBL fold metallo-hydrolase, with the translated sequence MFHPDVSRGVHRLEHAHVNLYLIEDDDGITVVDTGFPSTSGRIEKAVARIGRRVDDVQAVILTHAHFDHVGSAKRLHERWHVPVWAHRDEKFLAAHPYRYRHERNRVLYPVRYPAGIPVLARMTVAGALWVRGIEDVALFHTPDSRPTEPLDVPGRPVPVHTPGHTFGHCVLHLADRDTVIAGDAIVTLDPYTGRRGPQIVSGAATADSVTALASLTALADTGATHLLPGHGEPWHGGVAAAVEQAVATGPS
- a CDS encoding MarR family winged helix-turn-helix transcriptional regulator, with the protein product MTSEPDEPRWLTAKEQEAWRLYLDGNNRLMSALNRSLNDRHDLSLAEYRILVLLSEAPDGSLRMSDLADGVLSSRSRLTHQIRRMEQEGMVERSSCPEDGRGVLAAITDEGRRRLKEAAPTHVGDVRAHLVDLLSADELETLGRIFARVEESLTDD
- a CDS encoding flavodoxin domain-containing protein; its protein translation is MTVLVATESSEGPVRTVAESVAAALEGRDIDVTLGDASDLERAEEFEGIVFGAEVEDGEYSPDTQEELQSRRTVLRQQVVWLFGVGSGEADECPELVGHLAASGYKSFSPTTEDDEVQSWVSLVADEIEGHS
- a CDS encoding bacterial proteasome activator family protein, which produces MTHPDNDQVLVIGPDGRPIRVSREEANRVETDAEQPEKAEESGGESLSDMVEQPAKVMRIGTMIKQLLEEVKSAPLDDASRTRLKDIHRSSIRELGQGLAPELREELERLALPFGEDAVPSDAELRIAQAQLVGWLEGLFHGIQTALFAQQMAARAQLEQMRQGALPAGLAHGQAGGHDQHIQGQSHPGTGQYL
- a CDS encoding NAD(P)H-quinone oxidoreductase gives rise to the protein MHAIVATEPGGPEVLRWTEQPDPELLPGHVMLDVAATAVNRADLLQRRGLYPPPPGASDILGLECSGVITELGEGVTGWNIGDRVCALLTGGGYAEKAVVPASQLLPVPKGVDLVVAASLPEIACTVWSNVVMTAGLTRGDVLLVHGGGGGIGTHAIQVGKALGAKVAVTASAGKLDRCRELGADLAIDYREQDFVTEVRNAFGGADVVLDNMGAKYLSRNIDVLAPDGRLVVIGMQGGTKGELHLGKLLAKRGHVTATGLRGRPDSGPSGKSAIVDSVRAGLWPLVEEGKVQPVVHAELPITEAARAHEMLDSPETVGKVVLRIERN
- a CDS encoding GAF domain-containing protein; the protein is MTTFSAIAPGTDLSRHARELMRMHEAVIGGARPPMRPRALVARSWARVLGTGLDPAGSNARSRVPLPEVERRRRESALAAVIGELEQVISPVADASHLLLVVTDADGIILWRSGSARIKARADVLGFQEGAVWTESTVGTNAIGTALAEAAPVQLFSGEHFETTQHPWYCTAAPIHGPIRGDLLGIVDVSGPALTLHPTISALVDTAVRLAEAQLWRRHEVRLEKLRAEAAPLLASARGPVLLVDEDGWVAHASGVATKRVAVPRPDRPLTVPGLGLCVPERLSHGWLLRGSASAATVRMVLRLSSTPVVEVLGPEDSWCSAITLRQAEILLLLHECGRDGTTVAALSRALYGDDDHAVAVRAEVSRLRRAVGAVIESKPYRLADAVDLGLDLGAAERLGECEFVRRSGAPGVRALSASR
- a CDS encoding glycosyltransferase, producing the protein MADERIIGVVVTHRRRELLAESLKVLASQTRPLDHLVVVDNADEPEVRELVESVELPTTYLGSKHNLGGAGGFALGILYALSLGADRVWLADDDGRPEGPDVLATLLDCAQRNGLAEVSPVVCDIAQPDRLAFPLRRGVVWRRWRHELGDEDLLPGIASLFNGALFTAAAIDAVGVPDLRLFVRGDEVEVHRRLVRSGLPFGTCLQTAYLHPDGADEFKPILGGRMHTQYPDNDTKRFFTYRNRGYLLSQPGLRRLLPQEWVRFGWYFLVTRRDPAGLREWVRLRKLGREERFERP